A window of the Hordeum vulgare subsp. vulgare chromosome 5H, MorexV3_pseudomolecules_assembly, whole genome shotgun sequence genome harbors these coding sequences:
- the LOC123399115 gene encoding RNA pseudouridine synthase 4, mitochondrial isoform X1, producing MTTRMAALLLLRRLAAGGAVARLQQPYAGLATAASRQDALDATREESGQPDKGNKNRWMELPPFAPVDAAAAARAIFRGQGGDEIEGSSNSTAIRWVRRCCPDLPASLVQKLFRLRKVKKNAVTAETSSTHASAEQFRLRRVSAKDHLLPGDTLFLPVNIQESSVAEKARKFDNRNEIDFLRSLEIYKDKAIIVVNKPPGMPVQGGVGIKNSIDVLAPMFEENSSDAPRLVHRLDRDCSGVLVLGRTQLSASILHAIFREKTADALADGTQQVLQRKYVALVMGTPRHPKGLLSAPLAKVLLQDGKSERLTVRAGPNTTSVQDALTEYRVIESCPQGFTWLELFPLTGRKHQLRVHCAEVLGTPIVGDYKYGRQAHQDWTPLPVSQTVDKELLRKQRLPFGLVLGGGSIAEQQPQLHLHCKQMMLPDISAAVQGLQSEDADRDFSDLEKLSFVAPLPLHMRLSWEVLKSVDK from the exons ATGACAACGAGAATGGCGGCGCTCCTCTTACTCCGAAGGCTGGCGGCCGGCGGCGCGGTTGCAAGGTTGCAGCAACCGTACGCCGGCCTAGCCACCGCGGCATCGAGGCAGGACGCTCTAGACGCTACCCGCGAGGAGAGCGGGCAGCCGGACAAGGGAAACAAGAACCGTTGGATGGAGCTCCCACCGTTCGCGCCGGTCGATGCGGCCGCCGCTGCGAGAGCCATTTTTCGTGGGCAGGGAGGAGATGAGATAGAAGGGAGctccaactccaccgccatcagaTGGGTCCGGCGATGCTGCCCCGACCTGCCGGCCTCGCTGGTGCAGAAGCTCTTCCGCCTCCGCAAG GTTAAGAAGAATGCTGTGACTGCTGAGACATCTTCCACACATGCTAGTGCTGAGCAATTCCGGTTGAGAAGG GTTTCAGCAAAAGATCACCTACTGCCTGGTGATACCCTCTTTCTACCTGTTAATATTCAAGAATCTTCTGTTGCTGAGAAGGCCAGGAAATTTGATAACAGGAATGAGATTGATTTTTTACGTAGCCTTGAGATTTATAAG GATAAAGCCATTATTGTGGTTAACAAACCCCCTGGAATGCCAGTTCAA GGTGGTGTTGGCATAAAAAACAGTATAGATGTGCTGGCCCCGATGTTTGAAGAAAATTCTTCTGATGCGCCTCGCCTG GTCCATAGACTTGATAGGGATTGTAGCGGTGTCCTTGTTCTGGGTAGAACTCAACTTAGCGCTTCCATTTTGCATGCTATCTTTCGTGAGAAAACTGCTGATGCTTTAGCTGAT GGTACTCAACAAGTATTGCAACGAAAATATGTTGCACTTGTTATGGGAACACCTAGACATCCCAAGGGTTTACTATCGGCTCCACTTGCAAAG GTTTTATTGCAAGATGGCAAGTCTGAGCGTCTGACTGTTAGAGCTGGTCCAAATACGACATCTGTTCAGGATGCTTTGACAGAATACAGAGTGATTGAATCTTGCCCCCAAG GGTTCACTTGGTTGGAACTATTTCCCCTTACCGGAAGAAAGCATCAG CTCCGAGTCCACTGCGCAGAGGTTCTTGGAACGCCGATTGTAGGGGATTACAAGTACGGGCGCCAAGCGCACCAGGACTGGACACCTCTCCCCGTGTCGCAAACCGTCGACAAGGAACTCCTCAGGAAGCAGAGGCTTCCCTTTGGTCTTGTCCTGGGTGGCGGGAGCATCGCAGAGCAGCAGCCTCAGTTGCATCTGCACTGCAAGCAGATGATGCTCCCTGATATCTCAGCTGCCGTCCAAGGGTTGCAGTCTGAAGACGCCGATCGTGACTTCTCGGATCTCGAGAAGCTCAGCTTCGTTGCTCCATTGCCGCTGCACATGCGGCTGAGCTGGGAGGTTTTGAAGTCCGTTGACAAGTAA
- the LOC123399115 gene encoding RNA pseudouridine synthase 4, mitochondrial isoform X2 produces the protein MTTRMAALLLLRRLAAGGAVARLQQPYAGLATAASRQDALDATREESGQPDKGNKNRWMELPPFAPVDAAAAARAIFRGQGGDEIEGSSNSTAIRWVRRCCPDLPASLVQKLFRLRKVKKNAVTAETSSTHASAEQFRLRRVSAKDHLLPGDTLFLPVNIQESSVAEKARKFDNRNEIDFLRSLEIYKDKAIIVVNKPPGMPVQGGVGIKNSIDVLAPMFEENSSDAPRLGTQQVLQRKYVALVMGTPRHPKGLLSAPLAKVLLQDGKSERLTVRAGPNTTSVQDALTEYRVIESCPQGFTWLELFPLTGRKHQLRVHCAEVLGTPIVGDYKYGRQAHQDWTPLPVSQTVDKELLRKQRLPFGLVLGGGSIAEQQPQLHLHCKQMMLPDISAAVQGLQSEDADRDFSDLEKLSFVAPLPLHMRLSWEVLKSVDK, from the exons ATGACAACGAGAATGGCGGCGCTCCTCTTACTCCGAAGGCTGGCGGCCGGCGGCGCGGTTGCAAGGTTGCAGCAACCGTACGCCGGCCTAGCCACCGCGGCATCGAGGCAGGACGCTCTAGACGCTACCCGCGAGGAGAGCGGGCAGCCGGACAAGGGAAACAAGAACCGTTGGATGGAGCTCCCACCGTTCGCGCCGGTCGATGCGGCCGCCGCTGCGAGAGCCATTTTTCGTGGGCAGGGAGGAGATGAGATAGAAGGGAGctccaactccaccgccatcagaTGGGTCCGGCGATGCTGCCCCGACCTGCCGGCCTCGCTGGTGCAGAAGCTCTTCCGCCTCCGCAAG GTTAAGAAGAATGCTGTGACTGCTGAGACATCTTCCACACATGCTAGTGCTGAGCAATTCCGGTTGAGAAGG GTTTCAGCAAAAGATCACCTACTGCCTGGTGATACCCTCTTTCTACCTGTTAATATTCAAGAATCTTCTGTTGCTGAGAAGGCCAGGAAATTTGATAACAGGAATGAGATTGATTTTTTACGTAGCCTTGAGATTTATAAG GATAAAGCCATTATTGTGGTTAACAAACCCCCTGGAATGCCAGTTCAA GGTGGTGTTGGCATAAAAAACAGTATAGATGTGCTGGCCCCGATGTTTGAAGAAAATTCTTCTGATGCGCCTCGCCTG GGTACTCAACAAGTATTGCAACGAAAATATGTTGCACTTGTTATGGGAACACCTAGACATCCCAAGGGTTTACTATCGGCTCCACTTGCAAAG GTTTTATTGCAAGATGGCAAGTCTGAGCGTCTGACTGTTAGAGCTGGTCCAAATACGACATCTGTTCAGGATGCTTTGACAGAATACAGAGTGATTGAATCTTGCCCCCAAG GGTTCACTTGGTTGGAACTATTTCCCCTTACCGGAAGAAAGCATCAG CTCCGAGTCCACTGCGCAGAGGTTCTTGGAACGCCGATTGTAGGGGATTACAAGTACGGGCGCCAAGCGCACCAGGACTGGACACCTCTCCCCGTGTCGCAAACCGTCGACAAGGAACTCCTCAGGAAGCAGAGGCTTCCCTTTGGTCTTGTCCTGGGTGGCGGGAGCATCGCAGAGCAGCAGCCTCAGTTGCATCTGCACTGCAAGCAGATGATGCTCCCTGATATCTCAGCTGCCGTCCAAGGGTTGCAGTCTGAAGACGCCGATCGTGACTTCTCGGATCTCGAGAAGCTCAGCTTCGTTGCTCCATTGCCGCTGCACATGCGGCTGAGCTGGGAGGTTTTGAAGTCCGTTGACAAGTAA
- the LOC123399116 gene encoding pre-mRNA-splicing factor 38 — translation MANRTDPLARSIHGTNPQNLVEKIVRAKIYQSNYWKEQCFGLTAETLVDKAMELDHTGGTHGGNRRPTPFLCLALKMLQIQPDKEIVVEFIKNEDYKYVRVLGAFYLRLTGTVADVYQYLEPLYNDYRKIRQKLSDGKFTLTHVDEFIDELLTKDYSCDTALPRIQKRWVLEASGTLEPRRSALEDDFEEEEEDKEDGAPMEVDEPNTREKDHLRGRSPTKERERDRDRDRKHERHHRDRDHDRDRDHDRDYGRGRERDRDRDRGRERDRERDRERDRHRIRDDDYNRDRDRERERDRDGRERERRDRDRGRHRSRSRSRSRDRRERDREEGELRRRRGRGSASPPRGRPDDGPREEPKKRKEKKEKKGSGNGPDPNDPEIIEMNKLRASIGLGPLK, via the exons ATGGCGAACCGCACGGACCCCCTGGCCCGGAGCATTCACGGCACCAACCCTCAGAACCTGGTGGAGAAGATCGTGCGGGCCAAGATCTACCAGAGCAACTACTGGAAGGAGCAGTGCTTCGGCCTCACGGCGGAGACCCTCGTCGACAAGGCCATGGAGCTCGACCACACCGGCGGCACCCACGGCGGCAACCGCAGGCCGACCCCCTTCCTCTGCCTCGCCCTCAAGATGCTCCAGATCCAGCCCGACAAGGAAATCGTCGTCGAGTTCATCAAGAACGAGGACTACAA GTATGTCCGGGTTCTTGGGGCCTTCTACCTGCGCCTCACTGGCACCGTCGCCGACGTTTACCAGTACCTCGAGCCGCTCTACAACGACTACCGCAAGATTAGGCAAAAGCTCAGCGATGGAA AATTCACGCTGACACACGTTGACGAGTTCATTGATGAGCTCCTGACCAAGGACTATAGCTGCGACACTGCCCTCCCCCGCATTCAGAAAAG ATGGGTCCTTGAAGCTTCTGGAACTCTAGAACCAAGAAGAAGTGCACTTGAAGATGAttttgaggaagaggaggaagataagGAGGATGGAGCGCCCATGGAAGTAGATGAGCCTAACACTCGTGAAAAG GACCATCTCCGTGGAAGGAGCCCCACCAAAGAACGGGAAAGGGACAGGGACAGGGACAGGAAACACGAAAGGCATCACAG GGACCGAGATCATGATAGAGATCGAGATCACGACAGGGACTATGGAAGAGGCCGGGAAAGAGATCGAGACAGAGACAGAGGCCGTgaaagagatagagagagggataGGGAACGAGACCGTCACCGCATCCGAGATGACGACTACAACCGAGATAGAGACCGGGAAAGAGAGAGAGACCGGGATGGCAGGGAAAGGGAACGACGGGACAGAGATCGTGGTAGGCACCGGAGCCGTTCAAGGAGCAGGAGCCGGGATCGGCGTGAAAGAGACCGTGAAGAGGGAGAGCTCCGTAGGAGACGTGGCCGTGGTAGCGCCAGTCCTCCTCGAGGGCGTCCCGACGATGGTCCGAGGGAGGAGCCCAAGAAAAGGaaggaaaagaaagagaagaagggcaGCGGGAATGGTCCAGATCCTAATGATCCAGAGATTATAGAGATGAACAAGCTTCGGGCATCGATAGGGTTGGGACCACTGAAGTAG